One window of the Pseudomonas knackmussii B13 genome contains the following:
- a CDS encoding DUF5943 domain-containing protein — MAKHAPELPIEVDSETGVWTTDALPMLYVPRHFFVNNHMGIEEELGAERYAEILYKAGYKSAWHWCEKEAECHGIEGVAVFEHYMKRLSQRGWGLFQIEQIDLDKGTAQVRLKHSAFVYVYGKVNRKVDYMFTGWFAGAMDQILQARGSSIRTVAEQVYSGSEEGHDDGLFIVKPL, encoded by the coding sequence ATGGCCAAACACGCCCCCGAACTGCCCATCGAAGTCGACAGCGAAACCGGTGTCTGGACCACCGACGCCCTGCCGATGCTGTACGTTCCGCGGCATTTCTTCGTCAACAACCACATGGGCATCGAGGAAGAACTGGGCGCCGAGCGCTATGCCGAGATCCTCTACAAGGCCGGCTACAAGTCCGCCTGGCACTGGTGCGAGAAGGAAGCCGAATGCCACGGCATCGAAGGCGTGGCGGTGTTCGAGCACTACATGAAGCGCCTGTCGCAACGCGGCTGGGGCCTGTTCCAGATCGAGCAGATCGACCTCGACAAGGGCACCGCCCAGGTCCGCCTGAAGCACTCGGCCTTCGTGTACGTCTACGGCAAGGTCAATCGCAAGGTCGACTACATGTTCACCGGCTGGTTCGCCGGCGCCATGGACCAGATTCTCCAGGCCCGCGGCAGCAGCATCCGCACCGTCGCCGAGCAGGTGTACAGCGGTTCGGAAGAAGGCCACGACGACGGCCTGTTCATCGTCAAACCCCTCTGA
- a CDS encoding dipeptidase: MSPAELHADSIVIDGLIIAKWNRELFEDMRKGGLTAANCTVSVWEGFQATVNNITASNKLIRENSDLVIPVRSTADIRKAKELGKTGILYGFQNAHAFEDQIGYVEVFKQLGVGIVQMCYNTQNLVGTGCYERDGGLSGFGREIVAEMNRVGIMCDLSHVGSKTSEEVILESKKPVCYSHCLPSGLKEHPRNKSDEELKFIADHGGFVGVTMFAPFLAKGIDSTIDDYAEAIEYVMNIVGEDAIGIGTDFTQGHGQSFFEWLTHDKGYARRLTNFGKIVNPLGIRTVGEFPNLTETLLKRGMPERVVRKVMGENWVRVLADVWGE, from the coding sequence ATGAGCCCAGCCGAACTTCACGCCGACAGCATCGTCATCGACGGTCTGATCATCGCCAAGTGGAACCGCGAACTCTTCGAGGACATGCGCAAGGGTGGCCTGACCGCCGCGAACTGCACCGTGTCCGTGTGGGAAGGCTTCCAGGCCACGGTGAACAACATCACCGCGAGCAACAAGCTGATCCGCGAGAATAGCGACCTGGTGATCCCGGTACGCAGCACCGCCGACATCCGCAAGGCCAAGGAGCTGGGCAAGACCGGCATCCTCTACGGCTTCCAGAACGCCCATGCGTTCGAGGACCAGATCGGCTACGTCGAGGTGTTCAAGCAACTGGGCGTGGGCATCGTGCAGATGTGCTACAACACCCAGAACCTCGTGGGCACCGGCTGCTACGAGCGTGACGGCGGCCTCTCCGGCTTCGGTCGCGAGATCGTCGCGGAGATGAACCGCGTCGGCATCATGTGCGACCTGTCCCACGTCGGCTCCAAGACTTCCGAGGAAGTCATCCTCGAGTCCAAGAAGCCGGTCTGCTACTCCCACTGTCTGCCCTCGGGCCTCAAAGAGCACCCGCGCAACAAGTCCGACGAAGAGCTGAAGTTCATCGCCGACCACGGCGGTTTCGTCGGCGTGACCATGTTCGCGCCCTTCCTGGCCAAGGGCATCGACTCGACCATCGACGATTACGCCGAGGCCATCGAGTACGTGATGAACATCGTCGGCGAGGACGCCATCGGCATCGGCACCGACTTCACCCAGGGCCACGGCCAGTCGTTCTTCGAGTGGCTGACCCACGACAAGGGCTACGCCCGCCGCCTGACCAACTTCGGGAAGATCGTCAACCCGCTGGGCATCCGCACCGTGGGCGAGTTCCCCAACCTGACCGAGACCCTGCTCAAGCGCGGCATGCCCGAGCGCGTGGTGCGCAAGGTCATGGGCGAGAACTGGGTCCGCGTCCTGGCGGATGTCTGGGGCGAGTAA
- the gbcA gene encoding glycine-betaine demethylase subunit GbcA, with translation MDVTTTLSLGDPLEPARKATAEMLRTRDHSFSLPQPFYNDERLFQIDMQEIFQKEWLIAGMTSEIPAKGNFLTVQIGDNPVIVLRGAEGKVHAFHNVCRHRGSRLCVSDKGKVAKLVCPYHQWTYELDGRLLFAGTEMGDDFDMKDYSLKPVHVKTAGGYIFISLAENPPAIDDFLATLAHYMEPYDMENTKVAVQTTLMEKANWKLVIENNRECYHCNGSHPELLKTLLEWDDVTDPRASQAFKDQVAACTKAWDEEKIPYAHASFGLRNRIVRMPLLDGTVSMTMDGKQGSKKLMGRIKNPDLGSMRILHLPHSWNHCMGDHIIVFTVWPISAQETMVTTKWLVHKDAVEGVDYDVQRLREVWDATNDQDRRLAEENQRGINSTAYQPGPYSKTYEFGVINFLDWYSERLLNNLGEESAHARLVAGE, from the coding sequence ATGGACGTCACCACCACCCTGAGTCTGGGCGATCCGCTGGAACCGGCCCGCAAGGCCACCGCCGAGATGCTGCGCACTCGCGACCATTCCTTCTCGCTGCCGCAGCCGTTCTACAACGACGAGCGCCTGTTCCAGATCGACATGCAGGAGATCTTCCAGAAGGAATGGCTGATCGCCGGCATGACCAGCGAGATCCCCGCCAAGGGCAACTTCCTCACCGTGCAGATCGGCGACAACCCGGTGATCGTCCTGCGCGGCGCCGAGGGCAAGGTCCACGCCTTCCATAACGTCTGCCGCCACCGTGGCTCGCGCCTGTGCGTGAGCGACAAGGGCAAGGTCGCCAAGCTGGTCTGCCCGTACCACCAGTGGACCTACGAGCTGGACGGCCGCCTGCTGTTCGCCGGCACCGAGATGGGCGACGACTTCGACATGAAGGACTACAGCCTGAAGCCGGTGCACGTTAAGACCGCTGGTGGCTACATCTTCATCTCGCTAGCCGAGAACCCGCCGGCCATCGACGACTTCCTCGCCACCCTGGCTCACTACATGGAGCCCTACGACATGGAGAACACCAAGGTGGCGGTGCAGACCACCTTGATGGAAAAGGCCAACTGGAAGCTGGTGATCGAGAACAACCGCGAGTGCTACCACTGCAACGGTTCGCACCCGGAACTGCTGAAGACCCTGCTGGAGTGGGACGACGTCACCGACCCGCGCGCGAGCCAAGCGTTCAAGGACCAGGTCGCGGCCTGCACCAAGGCCTGGGACGAGGAGAAGATCCCTTACGCCCACGCCAGCTTCGGCCTGCGCAACCGTATCGTGCGCATGCCGCTGCTCGACGGCACCGTGTCCATGACCATGGACGGCAAGCAGGGCTCGAAGAAACTCATGGGCCGCATCAAGAACCCGGACCTGGGCTCGATGCGCATCCTGCACCTGCCGCACTCGTGGAACCACTGCATGGGCGACCACATCATCGTCTTCACCGTGTGGCCGATCAGCGCGCAGGAAACCATGGTCACCACCAAGTGGCTGGTGCACAAGGATGCCGTGGAAGGCGTCGACTACGACGTGCAGCGCCTGCGCGAAGTCTGGGACGCCACCAACGACCAGGACCGTCGCCTGGCCGAGGAAAACCAGCGCGGCATCAACTCCACCGCCTACCAGCCGGGCCCGTACTCGAAGACCTACGAGTTCGGCGTGATCAACTTCCTCGACTGGTACAGCGAGCGCCTGCTCAACAACCTCGGCGAAGAGTCCGCCCACGCGCGACTGGTCGCCGGCGAGTAA
- the gbcB gene encoding glycine-betaine demethylase subunit GbcB, giving the protein MSSNFLNPVNTQTWTNGRHLVRCVKAIQETWDVRTFCFAADQPLMFFFKPGQFVTLELEIDGVPIMRSYTISSSPSVPYSFSITIKRVPGGKVSNWLHDNLKEGDVLPVHGPVGNFNAIDFQADKVLYLSGGVGITPVMSMARWFFDTNGNVDMIFVHSARTPKDIIYHRELDHMASRINNFKLHLICEKYEIGETWAGYRGYLNKAMLQLIAPDFMEREVFCCGPTPYMHAIKRLLEAEGFDMSRYHEEAFGPTPPEVRQEVNELAAEAADAPAVPAADLHLVDFCETGKSIRVAPGETVHAAAAKLGLHIPKACGMGICGTCKVMKRAGEVDMEHNGGITDEDVAEGYILSCCSVPKGDVVIEY; this is encoded by the coding sequence ATGTCGAGCAACTTCCTCAATCCGGTGAACACCCAGACCTGGACCAACGGCCGCCACCTGGTGCGCTGCGTGAAAGCCATCCAGGAAACCTGGGACGTGCGCACCTTCTGCTTCGCCGCCGACCAGCCGCTGATGTTCTTCTTCAAGCCCGGGCAGTTCGTCACCCTGGAGCTGGAAATCGACGGCGTGCCGATCATGCGCTCCTACACCATCTCCAGCTCGCCCTCGGTGCCCTACAGCTTCTCCATCACCATCAAGCGCGTGCCCGGCGGCAAGGTCTCCAACTGGCTGCACGACAACCTCAAGGAAGGCGACGTGCTCCCGGTGCACGGCCCGGTGGGCAACTTCAACGCCATCGACTTCCAGGCCGACAAGGTGCTCTACCTCTCCGGCGGCGTCGGCATCACCCCGGTGATGTCCATGGCGCGCTGGTTCTTCGACACCAACGGCAACGTCGACATGATCTTCGTGCACAGCGCGCGCACGCCGAAGGACATCATCTACCACCGCGAGCTCGACCACATGGCCTCGCGGATCAACAACTTCAAGCTGCACCTGATCTGCGAGAAGTACGAGATCGGCGAGACCTGGGCCGGTTATCGCGGCTACCTGAACAAGGCCATGCTGCAGCTGATCGCCCCGGACTTCATGGAACGCGAAGTCTTCTGCTGCGGCCCGACGCCCTACATGCACGCGATCAAGCGCCTGCTCGAAGCCGAGGGCTTCGACATGTCGCGCTACCACGAGGAAGCCTTCGGCCCGACCCCGCCGGAAGTCCGCCAGGAAGTGAACGAACTGGCCGCCGAAGCCGCCGACGCCCCGGCCGTGCCCGCCGCCGACCTGCACCTGGTGGACTTCTGCGAAACCGGCAAGAGCATCCGCGTGGCGCCGGGCGAAACCGTCCACGCCGCCGCCGCCAAGCTCGGCCTGCACATCCCCAAGGCCTGCGGCATGGGCATCTGCGGCACCTGCAAGGTGATGAAGCGCGCCGGCGAAGTGGACATGGAGCACAACGGCGGGATCACCGACGAGGATGTGGCCGAGGGCTACATCCTGTCGTGCTGCAGCGTGCCCAAGGGCGATGTGGTGATCGAGTACTGA
- a CDS encoding NYN domain-containing protein — translation MAIKSPSPRQQTHLAVLIDADNAPAAIVEGLFEEIAKYGVASVKRIYGDWTQPQLGRWKQVLLDHSIQPIQQFAYTKGKNATDSALIIDAMDLLYTRRFDGFCLVSSDSDFTRLAARLREEGLMVYGFGESKTPDPFVRACDKFIYTEILRPEPEVQPEPAEAGQPQAPKAEAKPKPQKAPLDFIAKLLDDIGDDEDDWVGLGALGQSISKLRPAFDARLYGFKKLSDLIKSQPKRFELQARGGSNGGGKDFYVRNVRK, via the coding sequence ATGGCCATCAAGTCCCCCAGCCCCCGCCAGCAGACCCACCTCGCCGTCCTGATCGACGCCGACAACGCCCCCGCCGCCATCGTCGAAGGCCTGTTCGAGGAGATCGCCAAGTACGGCGTCGCCAGCGTCAAGCGCATCTACGGCGACTGGACCCAGCCGCAGCTCGGCCGCTGGAAGCAGGTGCTGCTCGACCACTCCATCCAGCCGATCCAGCAGTTCGCCTACACCAAGGGCAAGAACGCCACCGACAGCGCGCTGATCATCGACGCCATGGACCTGCTCTACACCCGCCGCTTCGACGGCTTCTGCCTGGTCTCCAGCGACAGCGACTTCACCCGCCTGGCCGCGCGCCTGCGCGAAGAGGGGCTGATGGTCTATGGCTTCGGCGAAAGCAAGACGCCCGATCCCTTCGTGCGCGCCTGCGACAAGTTCATCTACACCGAGATCCTCCGCCCCGAGCCCGAAGTCCAGCCCGAGCCCGCCGAAGCCGGCCAGCCCCAGGCGCCCAAGGCCGAAGCCAAGCCCAAGCCGCAGAAGGCGCCGCTGGACTTCATCGCCAAGCTGCTCGACGACATTGGCGACGACGAGGACGACTGGGTCGGCCTCGGCGCCCTCGGGCAGAGCATCAGCAAGCTGCGCCCGGCCTTCGATGCGCGGCTGTACGGCTTCAAGAAGCTCAGCGACCTGATCAAGAGCCAACCCAAGCGCTTCGAGCTGCAGGCGCGCGGCGGCAGCAATGGCGGCGGCAAGGACTTCTACGTACGCAATGTGCGCAAATGA
- a CDS encoding NAD(P)/FAD-dependent oxidoreductase, which produces MPAFSQTYYEATAERPPFAAQRGRLDARVCILGGGLAGLNTALGLAERGVSDVVLLESHQVGHGASGRNGGFVFGGYSLGNADLLATLGAEEARRLYHLTLEAVDLIRQRVRHYGIDCDLVDEGVILANWFNEPSRLEKPRQLMKSAYGVDWEPISTAALREQLKSAHYFGGLLERNAFHFHPLKYCGGIARAAAGLGVRIHEGSPAQGIEKRDGRYVVRTADGEVHAEQVVFCGGGYARGVYRPIERSVLPIATYVMATEPLGERLKDAIATRAAVYDTRFAFDYYRPLADTRILWGGRISILNRGPEAIAGLLQRDLLAVYPQLEGVKVEYSWGGLMSYARHLMAQIGQDEAGIWHAIGFGGHGMAPTTVAGEVLADAISGKQAVPAGFKRFGLPNAYGLAGMAAAQATYTAYELRDAFDVRRLNG; this is translated from the coding sequence ATGCCCGCCTTCAGCCAGACCTACTACGAAGCCACCGCCGAACGCCCGCCCTTCGCCGCCCAGCGCGGCCGCCTCGATGCCCGCGTGTGCATCCTCGGCGGCGGCCTCGCCGGCCTGAACACCGCACTCGGGCTGGCCGAGCGCGGTGTCAGCGACGTGGTGCTGCTGGAGTCGCACCAGGTCGGCCACGGCGCCTCCGGGCGCAATGGCGGCTTCGTCTTCGGCGGCTACAGCCTGGGCAACGCCGACCTGCTCGCCACCCTCGGCGCCGAGGAAGCGCGGCGGCTCTACCACCTGACCCTCGAAGCGGTCGACCTGATCCGCCAGCGCGTGCGCCACTACGGCATCGACTGCGACCTGGTGGACGAAGGCGTGATCCTCGCCAACTGGTTCAACGAACCCTCGCGCCTGGAAAAACCACGCCAGCTGATGAAGAGCGCCTACGGCGTGGACTGGGAGCCGATCTCCACCGCCGCGCTGCGCGAGCAGCTGAAAAGCGCCCACTATTTCGGCGGCCTGCTGGAACGCAACGCCTTCCACTTCCACCCGCTGAAATACTGCGGCGGCATAGCCCGCGCGGCAGCCGGCCTGGGCGTACGCATCCACGAAGGCAGCCCGGCGCAAGGCATCGAGAAGCGCGACGGACGCTACGTCGTACGCACGGCCGACGGCGAAGTGCATGCAGAGCAAGTGGTGTTCTGCGGCGGCGGCTACGCACGCGGCGTCTACCGCCCCATCGAGCGTTCGGTACTGCCGATCGCCACCTACGTCATGGCCACCGAACCCCTGGGCGAACGCCTGAAAGACGCCATCGCCACCCGCGCGGCGGTCTACGACACCCGCTTCGCCTTCGATTACTACCGCCCGCTGGCCGACACGCGCATCCTCTGGGGCGGCCGCATCTCCATCCTCAACCGCGGCCCGGAGGCCATCGCCGGCCTGCTCCAACGCGACCTGCTGGCGGTTTATCCACAGCTCGAAGGCGTGAAGGTCGAATACTCCTGGGGCGGCCTGATGAGCTACGCCCGCCACCTGATGGCGCAAATAGGCCAGGACGAAGCCGGCATCTGGCACGCCATCGGCTTTGGCGGCCACGGCATGGCACCAACCACGGTAGCCGGCGAAGTGCTCGCCGACGCCATCAGCGGCAAGCAAGCGGTGCCGGCGGGCTTCAAACGCTTCGGCCTGCCCAACGCCTACGGCCTCGCCGGCATGGCCGCCGCCCAGGCGACCTACACCGCCTACGAGCTGCGCGACGCGTTCGACGTACGACGTCTCAACGGCTGA
- a CDS encoding GNAT family N-acetyltransferase, whose translation MPQYQFNLGADAQAREVVTQGLEAYNLEQMKTPGGYIDIELYARDESGQVVGGLFGHSGMGWMYIDYLWLQSDQRGSGLGAQLIALAEEEARRRECVGVFLYTYSFQAPGFYQKQGFEVMGVLEDCPPGHQRIYLKKRLSA comes from the coding sequence ATGCCGCAGTACCAATTCAACCTCGGCGCCGACGCCCAGGCCCGCGAAGTCGTGACCCAGGGCCTCGAGGCCTACAACCTCGAACAGATGAAAACGCCCGGCGGCTACATCGACATCGAACTCTACGCCCGCGACGAAAGCGGCCAGGTGGTCGGCGGCCTGTTCGGCCACTCGGGCATGGGCTGGATGTACATCGACTACCTCTGGCTGCAATCCGACCAACGCGGCTCGGGCCTGGGCGCCCAGCTGATCGCCCTCGCCGAAGAAGAAGCCCGCCGCCGCGAATGCGTGGGCGTGTTCCTCTACACCTACAGCTTCCAGGCGCCGGGCTTCTACCAGAAGCAAGGCTTCGAAGTGATGGGCGTGCTGGAAGACTGCCCGCCGGGCCATCAGCGCATCTACCTGAAGAAACGCCTCAGCGCCTGA
- a CDS encoding type II toxin-antitoxin system HipA family toxin has product MPEQLTIQTFVEGHWHDALVLTVDSPAAVERSKCSTAYLGDYLLTFIDRIESPFEPAVSVNLPMNWNAVRTDGYPAFIYDIIPAGAARKSLIRRFESEKPRDVELDLFLLKRCTPAPIGHLRVKESFEQLDMSRIVAFPRSEVIQRTNTFLEYAYEQGAAIGGATGAQGEAPKLLMTEDQDGALHADATLPDRQARRHWLVKFARNNVSERDKNILRAEYHYYRAIAELGLDTVSTKGLVLEEAEKPSLWMPRFDREVRPDGAVERIAMESIYSVCGNTLPGSHMRHEEVIGRLISLWRGNSQEEEIEDLVFEYIRRDLLNRILGNSDNHGRNLSILRHQGRFKLAPIYDLAPMVLDPEGVTRVTKWASEIAGAPDWRAVCGQFGQLMSEVDLHDRLRKAAQDFRALPGLLKDMPEEIRSAQSIPVNNLDARLKEWGLL; this is encoded by the coding sequence ATGCCCGAGCAGCTGACGATCCAAACCTTCGTTGAAGGCCACTGGCACGATGCTCTCGTGCTCACCGTGGACTCCCCCGCCGCTGTCGAGCGCAGCAAGTGCTCGACGGCGTACCTCGGTGATTACCTCCTCACCTTCATCGACCGCATCGAATCTCCCTTCGAGCCAGCCGTCAGCGTGAACTTGCCGATGAACTGGAATGCCGTTCGCACCGACGGCTATCCAGCGTTCATCTACGACATCATCCCCGCCGGCGCGGCCCGGAAATCGCTCATTCGCCGATTCGAAAGCGAAAAGCCCCGGGACGTCGAGCTGGACCTGTTCCTGCTGAAGCGCTGCACCCCGGCCCCCATAGGGCATTTGCGCGTGAAGGAGTCGTTCGAGCAGCTCGATATGAGCCGAATCGTCGCCTTCCCCCGCAGCGAGGTTATCCAGCGCACGAACACCTTCCTCGAATACGCCTACGAACAAGGGGCTGCCATTGGCGGAGCCACTGGCGCTCAGGGCGAGGCGCCCAAGCTGCTGATGACCGAAGACCAGGACGGCGCCCTGCATGCCGACGCAACGCTGCCGGATCGCCAGGCTCGCAGGCACTGGCTGGTGAAGTTCGCTCGCAACAATGTCAGCGAGCGCGACAAGAACATCCTGCGAGCCGAGTACCACTACTACCGCGCGATTGCCGAGTTGGGCCTGGATACCGTTTCCACCAAGGGTCTGGTCCTGGAAGAAGCGGAAAAGCCCAGCCTCTGGATGCCCCGCTTCGACCGCGAGGTTCGGCCAGACGGGGCTGTCGAGCGCATTGCGATGGAGTCGATCTACTCCGTTTGCGGCAATACTCTCCCCGGTTCGCACATGCGCCATGAAGAGGTGATCGGCCGCCTGATCAGCCTCTGGCGAGGCAACAGCCAGGAAGAAGAGATCGAAGACCTGGTGTTCGAGTACATCCGCCGCGACCTGCTGAACCGCATACTCGGCAACTCCGACAACCACGGCCGGAACCTGTCGATACTCCGCCACCAGGGTCGCTTCAAGCTCGCGCCCATCTACGACCTGGCCCCCATGGTGCTCGACCCCGAGGGCGTCACCCGGGTCACCAAATGGGCAAGCGAAATCGCCGGCGCCCCCGACTGGCGGGCGGTCTGCGGTCAGTTCGGACAACTGATGAGCGAAGTCGACCTTCATGACCGCCTGCGCAAGGCAGCCCAGGATTTCCGCGCCCTCCCTGGGCTTCTGAAAGACATGCCGGAAGAGATTCGAAGCGCCCAGTCGATCCCCGTGAACAACCTGGATGCCCGCCTGAAGGAGTGGGGCCTGCTATGA